Proteins from a single region of Nerophis ophidion isolate RoL-2023_Sa linkage group LG10, RoL_Noph_v1.0, whole genome shotgun sequence:
- the LOC133561312 gene encoding histidine-rich glycoprotein-like encodes MNGFVFYTRTVHYHFYTHTVHYHFYTHTVHYHFYTHTVHYHFYTRTVHYHFYTHTVHYHFYTRTAHYHFYTRTAHYHFYTHTAHYHFYTRTAHYHFYTRTAHYHFYTRTAHYHFYTRTAHYHFYTRTAHYHFYTRTAHYHFYTRTAHYHFYTHTAHYHFYTRTVHYHFYTRTVHYHFYTRTVHYHFYTRTVHYHFYTRTVHYHFYTRTVHYHFYTRTVHYHFYTRTVHYHFYTRTVHYHFYTRTVHYHFYTRTVHYHFYTRTVHYHFYTRTVHYHFYTRTVHYHFYTRTVHYHFYTRTVHYHFYTHTVHYHFYTHTVHYHFYTHTVHYHFYTRTVHYHFYTHTVHYYHCRKNMTK; translated from the exons ATGAA TGGCTTTGTCTTTTACACCCGCACTGTCCACTACCACTTTTACACCCACACTGTCCACTACCACTTTTACACCCACACTGTCCACTACCACTTTTACACCCACACTGTCCACTACCACTTTTACACCCGCACTGTCCACTACCACTTTTACACCCACACTGTCCACTACCACTTTTACACCCGCACTGCCCACTACCACTTTTACACCCGCACTGCCCACTACCACTTTTACACCCACACTGCCCACTACCACTTTTACACCCGCACTGCCCACTACCACTTTTACACCCGCACTGCCCACTACCACTTTTACACCCGCACTGCCCACTACCACTTTTACACCCGCACTGCCCACTACCACTTTTACACCCGCACTGCCCACTACCACTTTTACACCCGCACTGCCCACTACCACTTTTACACCCGCACTGCCCACTACCACTTTTACACCCACACTGCCCACTACCACTTTTACACCCGCACTGTCCACTACCACTTTTACACCCGCACTGTCCACTACCACTTTTACACCCGCACTGTCCACTACCACTTTTACACCCGCACTGTCCACTACCACTTTTACACCCGCACTGTCCACTACCACTTTTACACCCGCACTGTCCACTACCACTTTTACACCCGCACTGTCCACTACCACTTTTACACCCGCACTGTCCACTACCACTTTTACACCCGCACTGTCCACTACCACTTTTACACCCGCACTGTCCACTACCACTTTTACACCCGCACTGTCCACTACCACTTTTACACCCGCACTGTCCACTACCACTTTTACACCCGCACTGTCCACTACCACTTTTACACCCGCACTGTCCACTACCACTTTTACACCCGCACTGTCCACTACCACTTTTACACCCGCACTGTCCACTACCACTTTTACACCCACACTGTCCACTACCACTTTTACACCCACACTGTCCACTACCACTTTTACACCCACACTGTCCACTACCACTTTTACACCCGCACTGTCCACTACCACTTTTACACCCACACTGTCCACTACTACCACTGCAGAAAAAACAtg ACAAAGTGA